Below is a window of Macadamia integrifolia cultivar HAES 741 chromosome 8, SCU_Mint_v3, whole genome shotgun sequence DNA.
ATTGCAGCTCGCGACAATAGCGAAGTTgtagtaagagagagagagagccaacgGTGCCGGTGGAAATGGCCGGAAGAAATCGTATGCTGCCTAATCATCGAGAGGTGCCATTTCCTAGGGGAGGACCCCTTCCCCATCCCTCCTTAATGGAAGAGCCCTTACCCCGCCATCATCGCGTCCCCTTATCCGCCGGTGCTGGACGCCCGCACCCAGCGATCATCGAAGAGCACCTCATCGCTCAGAACCGCGAGATCCAGGGCCTTCTCCACGACAATCAACGGCTTGCGGCGACCCATGTTGCCCTAAAGCAGGACCTCGTCGTTTCCCAGCAGGAGCTTCGCCACTTATCGGCGACTGCTGCCAGCGTCAAGGCAGGTAGAGATGCCGAGATACGAGACGTCTACGAGCGGTCATTGAAGATGGAGGCGGAGGTCCGATCTATTGACGCTTTTAATGCGGAGTTGTCTCAGGTCAGAGTTGATGTTCAGAAGTTGAGTGCTGCCAGGCAGGACCTCACTGCTCAGTTGCAGACCATCAACAGTGACCTCGCAAGAGCCCGTGCCGACTTGCAGCAGGCGCCCGCCATCAAGGCCGAAATCGAATATATGCGTCGCGAGATCCAAAGGGGAAGGTAACCTTAGTTTCAATTTTCCATTTCTAGGTCTCATTGGCTTCGTCGAGGGTTTTAATCCATGCATTCTGGTGTTTCCTTCGTGGCACGATTGTAGATAAATTATCAGATGATTCAgatatgattatgtgcttaCTATTTCTGTCGACGGCTGCGGTTTAGTAATCAGTTAAATTGTTTACTCTTTCGATTTAACCAGGGCTGCTATTGAATACGAGAAGAAGGTGCGTGCTGAAAATCTGGAACATGGTCGGGCGATGGAGGGAAATATGGCTTCCATGGCTCGTGAAGCTGAAAAGTTACGCGCAGAGCTTGCTAATGCGGAGAAGAGAGCTCGTGCAGCAGCTGCTGCTGCAGCGAACCCTGGTATGACGTTTCCTTGTTTTATTGTTTCTTCTCCAGTGAACACCTTGTATTGACTGATGTCTTCCTCCATCTGACCTGTGTCCATTGGATtctctcattattattatttatttattttttctatataGGTCCTGGATTTGTTGGAAATTATGGAAATTCTGACATGGGGTATGGAGGAAGTTTATATGCTGATCCTCATGGCTTGCACCAGGTATTTGTTCAATATTTCATCAGTTTTCTCCCCATTTGTATGTATGACAATCAATCAAATACCCTTTATTATTGATGCTGGGAAAACTCCGGATCTATGTTATGCAGAGAATGCTGTTCATGTCCAAAACATTGATTATAGAACTTGAAATGCTGAAACATCTGTCGATGATGAGTAATCTACATTATCTACTTGTAAGAGAGTGTACCATAGAGATAGTATCGTACTTCTCTAGATGTCCATTTCATATTATTCAGTGGTATTTATGACCATGGTTTGAAGTCTCGGTTTCGCCCAGGCTCAAAACTGAGATATGGCGAAATCTTGGCAAAACTTGGTATTTTTTGACAGAAAAACTCGGGGATGGGTTTCGGTGGCCATATGGCCAAGTTTGCCATTGAAACTTGTCATCTAGGCTCTTTGACTTCAAACCCTAGGTTAGTAGTCTACGATGTTGGTGAGCTCTACCCTAGGCTTCCATCAATCCATTGTCAACAACCAAGTATTTTTGATCATGTTTATATGGAAAAAATAGTTATTGAGTAATTTTGTTACCTACAAatgttcttgagaagaaatgCAACTCAAATAGTTGACGTTGAAGTGTCAAATCTTCAATCCCCAATATTAATTTTGGTGTTGAGACAATTGAGGTGAGATTTTGCAAAGAGAAGCACCAAAACCCtgaattgtttttatttatttattttttattttttcttaaaagaagaaagactGGCGAGTTTCGAGTTGAAATGAGGTATAAAACATTAAAACCCATGGTCACGTGGCTGGTTCGACCGAGTCGAGttgaattgaaattaaaatttgaactgAGATCTTAGTCAAGTTAATGTATGCTTTTAATGTCGCTTATGGTCTCAACTcgccagggaaaaaaaaaaaaaaaaaaagaaaggagaataTAGAAGGACCTCGAACCATGTTTGACTATCAAACTTGAAGGCTACCTTTGCATGGCACTTGGGACGTATCTGAATACAGTGCACTTGTAAGTGGAGCTGAGATCTCTGTACTCATGAAGTTTGTTTGGGAATCTCATATTCCAATTCTTTGTCGGCCATTTTGCTGAATTTATCCCTTAAGCATGTTAAATTGGAAACTTTGTTGTGGATGGATGAATATTGAATGACCATATTGTTTTCAAGAGCTCGCAGCAACTGTATTTGAATTTTACTAGGTTCCCAAACGGGGCAGAAAAAAGTATGTTGAATCATTGCTACTAGACTTGGGCCTGCTCTAAAAAGTTGAGGTAGTTTTGAATTGTTTGTTTACAATTTGACATGGAAAAATCAGGGAATACCTTTGAAATGAATTCATATTAGACCTTGGACATTTAATAATTCTGAATCGGATCTCATTAGAAATATATTTGGTTTCTGGGTAGTTAAGGCTATCGTGCTGATATTTAGATATTGGGATGGACACCAAACATAGCATATTTCCATTGCTAGTTGGGAATGTGCTGCTGGTAAGGTGGACCAGCCTGAACGCATTTGGAAGCCTAGACCGGGACGAAACGGATCCAAATTTGGTCTAGTAGGATACTTAAAAGTTTAATTATTTTTGTGATatcattttatctttattttatggGAAGTAGGATAATGTAGGAGATGAGTTTTGGTTTGATGTTGTTACCTAGTTTAATATAGTTggaatcattttctttttttattgacatGCTTGTAATGGATGGAGATTATTAGCTGAATGAAGAATGGAATAATGGAATGAAATTTTGAGTTGGGTTTACACCTCCCATTATGGAGTCTCTTGTGACCAGGTTGGTTGACCATACCCTTCCTCCTCGTCCTTCTATTCTTGCTTTCACCTCTCCTCTTCCACTTCTCAGGTATGATTCTTCTTccatcttccctttcttcttttgctATACTGATATTCTTGTCCCTACTCTGTTGGATGGTACTTTACAGCCATATACTTTGATTTCAATCTCCAAGATAATCGGTTTACCTTGAAGTTTTGGGCATAAGTTTCTCTTCTATAAGTGATCCTCCTCCTAGGTTTTGTTTCCAAAGACCACCCCGATTGTGCAAATCAAAACCTGCAATCAGAGTGGCTTGAACTCTTCTGCcagttttgatttcatttcaGCAGGGTTGAGTGAAATGATCTATCACCTGAATTTTCAGGTCAAACAGTGGCCATATGAGGTCTTTCATTCTAAAGCATCTTCTTTTCTGCTGGTTTTTTTGCCCTTTATTGTGGGGTCCTCCCCTTTATTTCTAATTTAGCCCTTATACTTGCTTTGTGTTATTACCTGGTCTGTCCCTGATTGATAAATACTAATCCCTTTTGTGTCTCTGCTCTCTGTCTACCTAACAaccttaaaatttatttttatttaccaAACTGCCATTTCCTTTAAAAACTTGGAGTTATTGTTGATTGGGTGGGGTCCATAAGTGATCCAAACCAAAACCTTGGGATTGCATTACTCTCTCCCCTCCACacttttgttttcatttatgGCATATAGGTTGTTGCATTTTTCtcccatattttatttaaagATAGGTAGAGTTTCCCACGCTGCCAGTGTGGGAAGGAATCTGCACGCCACACCAATCACTGTGTCTGAAAAATGTATCATCTCTGTGGATCTTAAATTtccaaaataaatgaaataaaattaaaatacataTGTTGGACCCTCACTTTTTGTGGGAGGGCGTGTGAAAGAATCTGCACACGGACAGTGTGGGGATCTTTTGCCCTTaatgatattatatatatttttactttTGGAAGTTTTTgttcctttgtttctttcttttattgcgatttgatttatttctttTCAGTATGCTTCATTTTTCCCTGTTTTCATTTGGAGAAAGATGTTACAGAGATTGAGTATGACTAGTCTATATCATTGGGTGTTCGCCTGTTAGGATTTTACTTAACTCTCATAGGCACGTTCTTTATTACTAGGCCTACTCTTCTTGGATAAAACTCGAGTCTTGATTTGCTTAGTTTCATGGAGAGTTGGCAAATGATTGGGGAATCCTTCTCTTAGGATATTGGTGTTTTATCATTATAGAGAgggatttgtttcaattttgaggagATCATAATGAGTCTAATCCCCCCCCCTCGTTATTGCACTTTTCTGCTATTTTTCAAAGACTTGTTCGATGTAATGGGGCCTCTATTCCCCCTTCTCATCAAtagatttcctttttttaacCCCCAAATTTTTGGGTAGGGAGTCAATAGGTTTCCTTAGTTCGTTTGTTTCCACATCTAAAAGgcagaaaggaaaattttaccaAGAGAAAGTTATATAAAGTGGAGGCAAGTTATTATGTAGGGCCCACCATTTCCTGGTCTTCCATAAAAGAGCTGGGACGGTTTGATAAGTGCCTGACAATCGCGAGGTTGGAGAGTATGCCAAGGTTTGTCCCTTCAGCTTTGGCTCCCAGATCTGCTTCTCCCCATTTAGGCAAAACTTGCAATGCCAATGAtggatctttctttctttcttcttcttcttttcttttttttttcctcaaattgATCATTGACGGCTCCCAGATCTTCCATTACCGGAGGATCTCTATTTTCCTCGGTGTTGGTCTGCAATACAGATGAAGTAGAGTCACCTGTGATGTGGGAGTCGTGATGTATCAAGATGGGTTTTTAGTTTTGGgagaaattatctttggggttttgggtctaATCAGGTTCAAGTTTGGCCTTTGGATTCTGTTCAAACACTTTTGGCATTGTGGGTATTTTAGCAGAAACTTAGTTGGGGTTTTGGGATATGGGTTCACtgatttgttattttattttgttcctAATGATTTTTGGATCTGTCTTTGCTGATCACAGGTCTAAAATCTGAACTGAAGTAATGAGCATAGGCTATctgatctttttttctctttgttaaTATGCTTGCTGCtcaagattttttattggtagccTTCCTCTGTCTTCTCTGCCTTTTCTCTATTTCTGTGGTTCTGAAAGAGATTACGTCTTCATCTTGGTCTCTATTTTTGTAGGACAAGGGTTCCCCATTCTGCCGGCTTGGGGGGGAATCGCCCATGCCACACGGTTTCATCAATAGGGGAGGTTTGTTGGGGATGTGCTTGTGTTATCGTATTTGATGTTGGTGGCCATTGAGGATGGGTCAGTGGGTAGATTAATGTGCCCTAACTTTCTGTCTTGGGCTGGAACATTGGTGTTGCCTTTATTTCTCCGCTGCTTGCTCTTGCTTTTGGCTTTTCTAGGTTTGTCAACGTGGCAGATTCCTTTAGAGAGATTTAATTCCAGGCTTGAGCTAACCTTCTCTTTTTTGTATCCCTCATATGGGAGTTGGAGTGTGATTGATTCTTGGATATTGGCTAGATATTATCTCCCTTTGGTATTCCTTATAGGTTCTCTCATTTGTCTCAAAAGAGCTAGATTTGTTTTTGCCTTGCTGTGCGCTCTTTCTCGATATCCCAGACCTAGCAATACGTTTGCATTAGCTGGCCAGAATATTGGCACTTCCACAGCTATTTTCTTTAGAGTTGAACTCTTGTTTTTgcggaattttttttccttctgtttttGTTTGGTCTCTTCTCAGTCCtcattgttgttgtttttttttactgtggtgtttttcttgataaaatcattacaaaaattaattagatataaattattattcttaATCTTATTCCTGCTTCAGCTTGTACTTATTTAAACATTACAAACAGTAATAAGTTGTGACAAAAGAGAAATTTAAATGAAATCTTTACTTAAGATCCCCTAGTTTGCATGCCCTTTAGTGTCCAACAAAGGATGTGGTACTGTTCAAGTTGTAGAATATATGGACGGCTCTTGCTACATATCTAAATATCATATGTTCTGTATTTCAGGTTCAGGGTGGTGGTGCTGATGCTGGTCCTCAATATGGGTCCGGAGCGAGTGGACATGGTTCTTATGATATACAGCGAACTCACATTCATAGATGAACACCCTGTCGATGTTGTGATCATCTGGCATCAAAGtctgtttttgttttggggTAGTTGGGATCACTTCAGGCTTCCATAGTGTCTTCAGGTTCTGTTGGAGGCACTTTCATGTTTGCAAGAATATCTGTGACTATTTTTATGTCCTTAACTTTTCATCAAATTATAAAGATGGGCTTTGTGTTATTAAAACCAGAtgctgtttttgtgtttttttgcattttattttttctataattCTTGTTAACTGTTCCATGCTTATTACTTGTTTTCTTCATGTAAGGGAATTTGTTTTCATCTCTCACATGGTTTTAGACTTTTAGGTTAAAACTCTTTCTTCGTTCATAGAGTTAGATCAGGGATAATTATTTTGGACTTAATGTGGATGCCCTTGCTAAATTTTGTATCACTTAGCTCTTTACTGTCTAGGATCTAGCAGTTGACCTAAGGATTCACTCATTTCTTGCTGTTCTCTTCCAAAATGTTGCCTTCTCCTTTTGGTTCACTTCTCCCCAACTATGATCCTGGACTGTGGAATCATCTAGCTACTTCCAGGGATCATTTCATGAAACAAAATCCTTTAATGGATGATGAAAAACTTCATGCCAGAGAATTTGTTCATTGCAGATTACTGGATCTATCAGTTCTATTACGAGTGTGAGGTAGTAGTTTGTTTTTATTACTTGGAAAAACCAGTTTAGTTAAAGAGTATTTTCTTTTACACATGCTATCATTATCAAGTCTTATGtatttttgacctttgaaaGAGTTTGGCTCTTCTGTACTATGCAACTACTTTGCCATTTTAACTGTTGATGAATCAGATAGCTCTTCCGCACTTGCCACCCATCTTCATGGATGCCTTAAATTGCTAACTGTTAGTCAGAATGTGTCAAGCTGAagaatttcagaaatttctcaTTTCTGGGGTGTGAAAATATGGAAGATATGATATTGCATGTCAAAATGATACTTGCCTATTAGTTATGTGGCTTAAGATATTCCAGCAGCCTATTTAACAGTTTTGCATTTTTTGGTAAAGTCTCTGGTAGTTAATAGTTATCCTGGAATTCTATTCGGAAACTGTCTTCATCCACTATGCTGCTTGCCTGCTCCAATCCTCCCCACCGCTCacgaagaaataaataaaatataataagtgATAAAAGTATTGCTATGTTGTCTAATATTGTCTGGTCTGTACTTTGGCTAAACCTACTGAGGCATATGAAGTTTCAATGAAATTATGGTGCAACAGTCATCTATACTCTTGTCTTAATACTTTTTGTCCTCTTATGTTGTGCTTAATCGGTTTAGCTTCTCCTTCTGTGCTTACACTTGCTTCATCCTTATACATGTTGCACTGTCATTGCTTCCAGAAGCACTCACTTCAGGATTGTATCTACCTAGTTTTTTTTTGTGGTCCAGAACTTGTCTTCCTTTTTGTGTCTTGAGAAAAATTACCTAATTTGCAACAGAATTTGCCAAGtgaaaagtttttcttcaccatggGGACATAGAGGGTATTTATACTGCAGGACCCACATTTTTGCCCCTTGGAAGATGATGGGGAAATTTCAAACTATATGGATATCTTAGTTTCAGTGTGAACTGGCCGCACattaaatttcagtttcagcTTTAATCATATACCCTCCCATCTATGTCCATGCACCCACTATCCACACTTGGAACTTTCCAGGGTAGTCTTGAATTTTTCAGTGCTTTATTCTGCCACTTGGCAAACTCTATTTgttttgaaacttgaaatgtGAGCAGGAGGCCATCGGGTCTACCTTTTTACGAATTCCAGTCTTCTCCAATGATCCAAGTGGCATAATTTGGGGTGCTAGTGTTGAGATAATATCAACCccgcccccccaaaaaaaaaaaaaaaaaaaacacgctGTTTCAATGAGTTTGGTACTATGGTTAATAAATC
It encodes the following:
- the LOC122086436 gene encoding protein FLX-like 1; this encodes MAGRNRMLPNHREVPFPRGGPLPHPSLMEEPLPRHHRVPLSAGAGRPHPAIIEEHLIAQNREIQGLLHDNQRLAATHVALKQDLVVSQQELRHLSATAASVKAGRDAEIRDVYERSLKMEAEVRSIDAFNAELSQVRVDVQKLSAARQDLTAQLQTINSDLARARADLQQAPAIKAEIEYMRREIQRGRAAIEYEKKVRAENLEHGRAMEGNMASMAREAEKLRAELANAEKRARAAAAAAANPGPGFVGNYGNSDMGYGGSLYADPHGLHQVQGGGADAGPQYGSGASGHGSYDIQRTHIHR